The following are encoded together in the Microcaecilia unicolor chromosome 12, aMicUni1.1, whole genome shotgun sequence genome:
- the NT5C3B gene encoding 7-methylguanosine phosphate-specific 5'-nucleotidase isoform X1 — protein MQVPLNADTMVDLVADMVPESLKERVRMKNREHVNEIIESLRRGGKEKLQVISDFDMTLSRFKCDGRRCPTSYNIIENSHLVSETCRNKLQELFNTYCPLEKDTKKTTEEKYSLMVKWWSDAHDLLIQQKVPKQEIAGAVKESGAKLRDECNSFFKGLYSNEVPLFIFSAGIGDVLEEVLRQADVLDKNVTVVANYMDFDEKGLLMGFKGELIHTYNKNSSVLADTKYFQQQSERTNILLLGDSLGDPTMADGVTRVDSILKIGFLNDKVEENREAYLEAYDIVLEEVETMEVVNRILCFVYARN, from the exons ATGCAAGTGCCTCTCAACGCAGATACCATGGTGGACTTGGTGGCAGATATG GTTCCTGAGTCGTTGAAAGAAAGGGTCCGTATGAAGAACCGAGAGCATGTGAATGAGATAATTGAATCTTTGCgcagaggagggaaggaaaagctCCAG gtcatttctgattttgatATGACTTTAAGTCGGTTTAAATGTGACGGGAGAAGATGCCCAACATCTTACA ATATTATTGAGAACAGCCATCTTGTCAGTGAAACATGCAGAAACAAG tTACAAGAGCTTTTTAATACGTACTGTCCACTGGAGAAAGACACCAAGAAGACTACTGAAGAGAAATATTCCTTAATGGTTAAATG GTGGAGTGATGCCCATGATCTCCTGATTCAGCAGAAGGTTCccaagcaggagatagctggggcAGTGAAGGAATCCGGCGCAAAGCTGAG GGATGAATGTAACTCTTTCTTTAAAGGACTGTACAGTAACGAAGTTCCTCTGTTTATCTTCTCGGCTGGCATCGGAGATGTCTTGGAGGAGGTCCTTCGGCAGGCGGATGTCTTAGATAAAAACGTGACCGTGGTTGCCAACTACATGGACTTTGATGAAAAG GGTCTTCTGATGGGATTTAAAGGGGAGCTTATTCACACCTATAACAAGAACAGCAGCGTCCTGGCGGACACGAAGTACTTCCAGCAGCAAAGTGAGCGGACTAACATCCTCCTGCTGGGGGACTCCTTGGGCGATCCCACTATGGCAGATGGTGTGACCAGGGTGGACAGCATCCTGAAGATAGGCTTCCTTAATGATAAG GTGGAAGAGAACCGTGAGGCGTACCTGGAGGCTTATGACATAGTTCTAGAGGAGGTCGAGACCATGGAGGTGGTGAATAGGATCCTTTGCTTTGTATATGCCAGGAACTGA
- the NT5C3B gene encoding 7-methylguanosine phosphate-specific 5'-nucleotidase isoform X2 → MQVPLNADTMVDLVADMVPESLKERVRMKNREHVNEIIESLRRGGKEKLQVISDFDMTLSRFKCDGRRCPTSYNIIENSHLVSETCRNKLQELFNTYCPLEKDTKKTTEEKYSLMVKWDECNSFFKGLYSNEVPLFIFSAGIGDVLEEVLRQADVLDKNVTVVANYMDFDEKGLLMGFKGELIHTYNKNSSVLADTKYFQQQSERTNILLLGDSLGDPTMADGVTRVDSILKIGFLNDKVEENREAYLEAYDIVLEEVETMEVVNRILCFVYARN, encoded by the exons ATGCAAGTGCCTCTCAACGCAGATACCATGGTGGACTTGGTGGCAGATATG GTTCCTGAGTCGTTGAAAGAAAGGGTCCGTATGAAGAACCGAGAGCATGTGAATGAGATAATTGAATCTTTGCgcagaggagggaaggaaaagctCCAG gtcatttctgattttgatATGACTTTAAGTCGGTTTAAATGTGACGGGAGAAGATGCCCAACATCTTACA ATATTATTGAGAACAGCCATCTTGTCAGTGAAACATGCAGAAACAAG tTACAAGAGCTTTTTAATACGTACTGTCCACTGGAGAAAGACACCAAGAAGACTACTGAAGAGAAATATTCCTTAATGGTTAAATG GGATGAATGTAACTCTTTCTTTAAAGGACTGTACAGTAACGAAGTTCCTCTGTTTATCTTCTCGGCTGGCATCGGAGATGTCTTGGAGGAGGTCCTTCGGCAGGCGGATGTCTTAGATAAAAACGTGACCGTGGTTGCCAACTACATGGACTTTGATGAAAAG GGTCTTCTGATGGGATTTAAAGGGGAGCTTATTCACACCTATAACAAGAACAGCAGCGTCCTGGCGGACACGAAGTACTTCCAGCAGCAAAGTGAGCGGACTAACATCCTCCTGCTGGGGGACTCCTTGGGCGATCCCACTATGGCAGATGGTGTGACCAGGGTGGACAGCATCCTGAAGATAGGCTTCCTTAATGATAAG GTGGAAGAGAACCGTGAGGCGTACCTGGAGGCTTATGACATAGTTCTAGAGGAGGTCGAGACCATGGAGGTGGTGAATAGGATCCTTTGCTTTGTATATGCCAGGAACTGA